A region from the Candidatus Tenderia electrophaga genome encodes:
- a CDS encoding cyclic nucleotide-binding protein: MSGKGIDLKAFMNQQYLCESLTMSEVEKLLEYTELVSFKKNETIAPAGSVGDALYFVVRGEAALLFDDSGREVEVGAMKEGELMGEMSFFDRKPRMLQMRATSAHTELLKLPRPMYDRLRIEHPYIAVNLLEHAIISLDHLVRRLSTEEINLSRYIYGPGKR, from the coding sequence ATGTCGGGTAAAGGGATAGATCTGAAGGCCTTCATGAACCAGCAATACTTGTGCGAATCCTTGACCATGAGCGAGGTTGAGAAACTGCTGGAATATACCGAGCTGGTGTCATTCAAGAAGAATGAGACCATCGCCCCGGCGGGCTCGGTGGGCGATGCACTGTATTTCGTGGTGCGCGGCGAGGCGGCGCTGCTGTTCGATGACAGCGGCCGCGAGGTGGAGGTGGGGGCCATGAAAGAGGGCGAATTGATGGGTGAAATGTCTTTCTTCGACCGCAAACCGCGCATGCTGCAGATGCGTGCCACCAGCGCCCATACCGAGCTGCTTAAATTGCCGCGCCCCATGTACGACCGGCTCAGGATCGAACACCCCTACATCGCCGTGAATCTGCTGGAGCACGCCATTATCAGCCTCGATCACCTGGTGCGGCGACTGAGCACGGAAGAGATCAACCTGTCGCGTTACATCTACGGACCGGGCAAAAGATAG